Proteins encoded within one genomic window of Macrotis lagotis isolate mMagLag1 chromosome 3, bilby.v1.9.chrom.fasta, whole genome shotgun sequence:
- the LOC141517099 gene encoding olfactory receptor 4S1 has protein sequence MENQNNVTEFVLFGLFESREMQHACFVVFSVIHVLTVLGNLLVVITINASKTLTAPMYFFLSHLSFADMCYPSATTPKMIADTFVERKTISFNGCMTQLFSAHFFGGTEIFLLTAMAYDRYVAICKPLHYTTIMDRRKCSLLTGASWAAGFLHSILQTLLTVQLPFCGPNEIDNFFCDVHPLLKLACADTYLVGLIVVANSGMISLVSFIILIISYIVILLNLRSQSSEGRRKALSTCGSHIVTVFLVLVPPMFMYIRPSTTLAADKLVILFNIVMPPLLNPLIYTLRNNEVKNAMRKLWSIQMTSEKK, from the coding sequence ATGGAAAACCAGAACAACGTGACagagtttgttttgtttggacTCTTTGAAAGTCGAGAAATGCAGCATGCTTGCTTTGTAGTGTTCTCTGTCATTCATGTGCTTACCGTCCTGGGAAACTTGCTTGTGGTGATCACCATAAATGCCAGCAAGACCCTTACTGCCCCCATGTATTTCTTCCTCAGTCACTTGTCCTTTGCAGATATGTGCTACCCTTCAGCCACCACCCCAAAGATGATTGCGGACACTTTTGTAGAGAGAAAAACTATCTCTTTCAATGGCTGCATGACTCAACTGTTTTCTGCCCATTTCTTTGGTGGAACCGAGATCTTCCTCCTCACTGCTATGGCCTATGACCGCTATGTTGCCATTTGTAAACCACTGCACTATACAACCATTATGGACCGGCGGAAATGCAGCCTACTGACTGGGGCTTCCTGGGCTGCTGGCTTCCTTCACTCCATTCTACAAACCCTCCTAACTGTCCAGCTCCCTTTCTGTGGTCCAAATGAGATTGACAACTTTTTCTGTGATGTCCACCCACTGCTGAAGCTTGCATGTGCTGACACTTATTTGGTGGGGCTGATTGTTGTAGCCAACAGTGGCATGATCTCACTTGTTTccttcatcatcctcatcatctcaTATATTGTAATATTGTTAAACTTGAGAAGTCAGTCATCAGAGGGGAGGCGCAAGGCCCTTTCTACCTGTGGCTCCCACATTGTCACTGTATTCCTGGTTCTTGTACCTCCCATGTTTATGTACATCCGTCCCTCTACCACACTGGCAGCTGACAAACTAGTTATCTTGTTCAACATTGTGATGCCCCCATTGCTTAACCCTCTGATATACACTCTGAGAAATAATGAAGTCAAAAATGCCATGAGGAAACTATGGAGTATACAAATGACATCTGAAAAGAAATGA